A window of Lagenorhynchus albirostris chromosome 11, mLagAlb1.1, whole genome shotgun sequence contains these coding sequences:
- the RTL6 gene encoding retrotransposon Gag-like protein 6, translating into MVQPQTAKAETPASAASTNAQMDDVIDTLTSLRLTNSALRREASTLRAEKANLTNMLESVMAELTLLRTRARIPGALQITPPISAITSNGTRPMTTPPTSLPEPFSGDPGQLAGFLMQMDRFMIFQASRFPGEAERVAFLVSRLTGEAEKWAIPHMQPDSPLRNNYQGFLAELRRTYKSPLRHARRAQIRKTSASNRAVRERQSLCRQLAATGTVPCPVHPASNGTSPAPALPTRARNL; encoded by the coding sequence ATGGTTCAACCCCAGACCGCAAAAGCTGAAACCCCAGCCTCTGCAGCGTCTACCAATGCCCAAATGGATGACGTCATCGACACCCTGACTTCCCTGCGCCTCACCAACTCCGCGCTGAGGCGGGAGGCCTCGACCCTGCGGGCAGAGAAGGCCAACCTCACCAACATGCTGGAGAGCGTGATGGCGGAGCTGACCTTGTTACGCACCCGGGCTCGGATTCCCGGGGCGCTGCAGATCACCCCACCCATCTCGGCCATTACCTCCAATGGGACCCGGCCGATGACGACGCCTCCCACCTCGCTGCCCGAGCCCTTTTCCGGAGACCCTGGCCAGCTGGCGGGGTTCTTGATGCAGATGGACAGATTCATGATCTTCCAGGCCTCGCGCTTCCCCGGAGAGGCCGAGCGAGTGGCGTTCCTCGTGTCCCGGCTGACCGGGGAGGCGGAGAAGTGGGCGATCCCCCACATGCAACCCGACAGCCCCTTGCGAAACAACTATCAGGGATTCCTGGCCGAGTTGCGGAGAACCTACAAGTCTCCGCTGCGGCACGCCCGGCGCGCCCAGATCAGAAAGACTTCGGCCTCGAATCGAGCCGTGCGGGAACGGCAGTCGCTCTGCCGCCAGCTGGCCGCCACGGGCACGGTGCCCTGCCCTGTGCACCCAGCCTCCAATGGGACCAGTCCAGccccggccctgcccaccagagctcGGAACCTTTAG
- the LOC132529726 gene encoding inactive Ufm1-specific protease 1-like: protein MGDKPPGLRGSRGWIGCVEASLCLDHFGGPQGCPCHVPRGAALLGELERLCSHLAGAWGGPVMVGGDADAQSEALLGPGTEAYVLVLDPHCWGDPKNPRELQAAGWVGWREVSSAFDSNSFYNLCLTSCDSERQLPSLD, encoded by the coding sequence ATGGGCGACAAGCCCCCCGGGCTCCGGGGCTCTCGGGGATGGATCGGCTGTGTAGAGGCCAGCCTCTGCCTCGACCACTTCGGGGGTCCCCAAGGGTGCCCATGTCACGTGCCCCGTGGAGCAGCGCTTCTGGGGGAACTGGAGAGGCTCTGTTCCCACTTGGCAGGGGCCTGGGGGGGGCCTGTAATGGTTGGAGGGGATGCGGATGCCCAGTCAGAGGCGTTGCTTGGCCCAGGCACGGAAGCCTACGTCCTGGTATTGGACCCTCACTGCTGGGGTGATCCGAAAAACCCCCGTGAACTACAGGCTGCTGGGTGGGTGGGCTGGCGAGAGGTAAGCTCAGCCTTTGACTCCAACTCCTTCTACAACCTGTGCTTGACCAGCTGTGACTCGGAAAGGCAGCTGCCCTCCCTGGATTGA